The Phlebotomus papatasi isolate M1 chromosome 3, Ppap_2.1, whole genome shotgun sequence genomic sequence TACATGGGTTCGACTTCCTGATGACGGAATTCCTTCACGGATGCATAGCCCCCAATAAAATCCTGGTAGAAATCTGCATTCTCTTCAATCTGGCCCGATGTGATGAGTCTTAAGTAAACGACCACGTAGTCGGAGAAGCCCTGCTCATTGAACAGACGGTGGAGCTCGTTGATGGCGTTGGTGTTGTCCACTTCGGCATTTTCGGGGGGTGCCACGCGTTGAATCACCTCCATAAACTGCAAGCGTGAcatgaatttataattttttaaaacaatttttcaaatgaagCGTTTCAGGATTTGATGTTTCATGTTTCACGCTTCAAAATTCATTCCCTGAAACACATTTCAATGTCCACAGAAAGGAGAAACATGAAAAGTTTCATGAAACATTGAAACGTGAAATGCACAGCTGCTCACCGTTTCATAGAAATCCTCGAGTGTGAACTGTGGCAGCCCCAGAGAGATCAATTTATCCTTGGAATTGACAGCCTTCTCCTTGAATTTCTCATAATCGTCGCGATTGTTTATGAGATACTCAAGATAGGCATAGGCGAAAGCCCTGAAAAAGCAATTGCCATCGGGACGAGTGCGTCTTAGCGATGTGTACTTGGACGCCAAATCTTTAACTTTGTTGCTGTACACGGGATCATCGTTGTATTCTGCATCTAATGTTGAGATCGTCTGCAATTCACTGACCAGCGGTGTTGTTTCTGAAATCTGCAAAAAGACATAGAAAAACAGTCCATTCAAAATCCTTTGTTGGCTCgtgtttacaaaattttccacCCCGGTTTTTTCCACCCACCTCCTTCTCAATCTGACGCTGTTGCTGCAGTATCAGTTCATCCTGGTTTATCGCTGTGTTGCCATCCAGATGGTTCTCATCCATTTCACCGTTGCACAGCACAGAAATCACAcacaaaatctatttttccgTGTCCGGCGACAAAAAACCTCTTTGACACATCCCTATAAACACAACTTCCCATTGAAATATAAATGGCGGAAATGTCTGCCAATttatagtggaaatttccattaGAATAATCCTACACTTTTCCATCCTACTTCCACAGAAGAAACCCACAAAGATTCGGACACAGTacttacagtcgagttcctcaaatttgaactcctcaaatttgaacgacggttgagttcaaactgtaaaatttgaggttatgtgaagaaagttttgcgtggagtgccatttttctctggtatttcctcactattatcgtattatattaagttCCGCaccaaattccatttatttcacaataaataacattgatatattcactaaagttgtttatcttaatttacggaAAGTGCAATTcgcatgaattccgttacgtttttgaaaatatcgttcaaatttgaagagtgagaaatgtcatctataccccccaaatgttcaaatttgaggaactctactgtataagcATCAATGCCCTAATTTGTATAGTACACatggctcttcgttatccggcacttcgttatccgggtgacagctgccaaacactggcggttgatgtattgtATTCAAAACGGTTTTTTACGAAGCatgcagtttgtccagagtaaattaatgtgttattttcattttatcaaagttcttgacacacaatcgtgctacaaaatgaaacataaacacaccacaaagaaaattctgttgattTTCGATAGAaaacaaattcccacagcagaaaatataaaaaacgttgaccagattcaaaaaatcaaaatgtcattttgtccccacgtcagccggataacgaagagtcgagtgtacaatattttcaatagaaatttgaagttttttgttacttttctcTTGAGTAGTGGTTGTTTATAAActtttattaatcgtgtcggaatacttgttacaatgtaatcatgttataatGCTGCTGTTGTATCCCATGTTGGAAGAATCGgctaagtccatgtgtagacacgcccaggagcgccttccccgtgatgtggatgcttcttccatactcccggagttttttgggcagaggcggtgcatttttattgcgttatatcacagtgaaaatgtcttttgtctggctcgaactcacaactgtgagagtcgagccagagatctcatccgcccaagaaccaacggtcttgcctattgcgccactgagacaCCCGTTTATAAACTGAACAaactgtttatcgtctttgcttcttctaaaattagtcttaatacgtttaaaaattaattgatgtgTAGAGATAAATTTGATTATCATCTTGGACGccatgcttataattttggacagtttgcttgtaattttggacagcttatCCACCTTAATAGGATTTTAAGAACTTATCTTAGCAAGTCCCTAGGAAGATTAGTTACGATTAGTTCGGAAGAACTAATCGTAAATCCGACTCATATAAGTTACAAAAAGCTTCATAAAGCTCTTTGCAATGGCCATTGAATGTTCATTGAGGTTTAATATTATCTTATTCACGATTTATCTACgaaaatttctcatatgacattgtcatactgttacagaattccccttctggtTATGTAAGGCAACAGTAGAAGGTCACAAGAAACCCAGAAActtcatatcattcattaaagtgaattgacttcGGCATTCCAATACCCCGCGGATTCGGATTCGGGCATTCCTTGGCCTTAAGGGACCCTTTTCAGgctttctcactacatctcgttcgtaaaCGGTATTCAAATTTGGGGTGCTGCTTCGGATTCTAATATTCAGATCTTTCAAAGGTTTGAAAATAGGATGTTGAGAAACATTCTTAATGCTCCTTGGTACGTACCTGGTACCATTATAAGGGGTGATTTAAACATGCCCACAGTCAAAGAAGAAATACAGCGTTCCACTCGTAGACATCGTGAAAGGCTTTTGGCTCACCCTAATGTTCTTGTCCGTAAACTTTTATATGTTCAACCTAAACGTAGGCTAAAAAGAAATAGGATCCTGGATCTTGCtaactatttttttgtttctttttactCTTTTATTTATGAAAGGCAAGCTACTGGGCTTGTACTTTCTCGAGTCAATGTTTTCTATTCAAATATATTCAAACTAATTACTTATTGTATTCCATTGTACAGATTGTAATAAAGTGtgtcaaaaaaaatatcgaGGAAGGATTGTTAGTATTATtttaccacagctaaataataCTGAAGtatacgaagttctgtcatatttctcgaaAAGCGACTGCTCAGACTGCTTACTctgaagtttcaacaaagcaatctGAATTCATTTCGAagcatatttttgaaatatttcgatagaatacattattcatcaaataagGATGTGTACCACGGACcagaatgttaagagacatggtCCATATTGAGCTGAAATTATGAgccccaaaacactatttggtagTTTTCGTATGCCAATTGATACATTATAGTGATCAATTTAACTATTTCCGTGTATTTACACTTTTGCTATTTACGTGAATTAATATTGTTGCGGATTTGACCGGAGACCACGACGGCAGGGAGAAAAAACAAAGGCCAGAGAGTTAAACTCAACAACACTTTATTTACTTCACTGACACAAAGTAATGCGGATGAATCTCGTGCAGCTTAAAAAGCGCACAGAGGAGGGAATTCGCGCTCTAGAGTGGAGAGATAATTGCGCAAGCAGGATAGCTGCAGCAATTCTCTCGCTTACTCAAGCGCGGATGATAAACCCAAACTCAACTCAAACTTCGATTATGCACGGCACTCATCCCCTAAAGAGAGCCGTGCAGCATCCCCTAGGCAGGGTATGCCTCAAAGCAGGTTCGCAACAATATATAGGTTTAAATGCAAGGATGAAGTGTGTCGCGCAGATTGGAAGGAGAAGGGACTTAATCAAgtgttccacggatcggaaggggGTGAGCGACGGGTCGGCAGACGTTTTTGATGAGGATTCACCTGTTTTCTTGGCATCCAAATCACTCGACAAGGCTTCATTGAAGCTTTTTCGTCACTCTTGCACTGTGTAGTACTATATATTCAcacaaaaaaacttttaaaattattaaattcattGAAACTCTCATTGGTAAAGTGTTCCTCCACAACAAAAACATCCAATAATGGCCGTGAAGATGCCAGCTGAGCGCGCTGAATGCAATTTTCTACGAAAACAAGTGTGTCTATCCTAGGGACAGATGGAACAAAAAGTACTTgttcacaaaaaataatttattttcaatatttctcgtcgagacaaataaaaaagtgcatttataaaaattcaagtcCATTTCAATTCAGCTGCTGAAAAACATAAATACAGCTGAATTCTGCTTGCTAATCCTAAATCGAAATtcgcgaggcagtgccatttccatatatttcatTAGCACTTGTTATTCGAGAAATGCTGCCCAGTTAGTATATTTTACttgattcagcaaaaatatgctgaaaacgctgctctTTTCACCTAGTACTCGCTGGGGGGTACACTgatagaaatccgaaaaggtttcctggaaatgttaa encodes the following:
- the LOC129805719 gene encoding ubiquitin thioesterase otubain-like; protein product: MDENHLDGNTAINQDELILQQQRQIEKEISETTPLVSELQTISTLDAEYNDDPVYSNKVKDLASKYTSLRRTRPDGNCFFRAFAYAYLEYLINNRDDYEKFKEKAVNSKDKLISLGLPQFTLEDFYETFMEVIQRVAPPENAEVDNTNAINELHRLFNEQGFSDYVVVYLRLITSGQIEENADFYQDFIGGYASVKEFRHQEVEPMYKESDHIHIIAICSALDVGVRVEYMDRGDGGQVKAHDFPEDKTPRVYLLYRPGHYDILYPKVETSTDDIPDS